In one window of Miscanthus floridulus cultivar M001 chromosome 12, ASM1932011v1, whole genome shotgun sequence DNA:
- the LOC136498562 gene encoding E3 ubiquitin-protein ligase PUB23-like has translation MEEEPQLQVEVQVEVEVPCYFLCPISLAIMRDPVTLPTGITYDRDGIESWLLTAATCPLTNQPVPADCDPTPNHTMRRLIQSWCALHAADGVDRVHTPKPRADRAAVATLVSRVHAAATTGSSAPQPQQQLLAALRELRDVAAESDRNRKLVAVVPGAVDVLAAVFAASANAKSEGTAAAVRDEALEVISSLQVPEQCLRRVAETNDALVSALVSALQRSSAASRARAALLLERVTAALPPSRLVSLPEQAFREAVELLRDRPAVSRSATKAALHVLMRTLAWGRNRVKAVDAGAVPVLVDMLFDDGAERRACELVLAALERLCGCAEGRADLVAHAAGVAAVGRKALRVSEVATDKAVRVLRSVARHAATAAVVQEMAQAGVVATLCLVAQSEQYAERTRERARETLRLHARAWRTSPCLHHHLQAVYPC, from the coding sequence ATGGAGGAGGAGCCGCAGCTGCAGGTGGAGgtgcaggtggaggtggaggtgcccTGCTACTTCCTGTGCCCCATCTCGCTGGCCATCATGCGGGACCCCGTCACGCTCCCCACCGGCATCACCTACGACCGCGACGGCATCGAGAGCTGGCTCCTCACCGCCGCCACCTGCCCGCTCACCAACCAGCCCGTGCCGGCGGACTGCGACCCCACGCCCAACCACACGATGCGCCGCCTCATCCAGTCCTGGTGCGCTCTCCACGCCGCCGACGGCGTCGACCGCGTCCACACGCCCAAGCCCCGCGCCGACCGCGCCGCCGTCGCAACGCTGGTCTCGCGGgtccacgccgccgccaccaccggttCATCGGcgccgcagccgcagcagcagctcctcgccGCGCTGCGCGAGCTCAGGGACGTGGCGGCCGAGAGCGACCGCAACCGGAAGCTCGTCGCCGTCGTCCCCGGCGCGGTGGACGTCCTGGCCGCGGTGTTCGCGGCGTCCGCCAACGCCAAGTCAGAAGGCACAGCCGCCGCCGTCCGCGACGAGGCGCTCGAGGTCATCTCCTCGCTCCAGGTCCCGGAGCAGTGCCTGCGCCGCGTCGCCGAGACGAACGACGCGCTGGTCTCCGCGCTCGTCTCCGCGCTGCAGCGGTCCAGCGCCGCGTCCAGGGCGCGCGCGGCGCTGCTCCTGGAGCGCGTCACGGCCGCCCTGCCGCCCAGCAGGCTGGTGTCCCTCCCGGAGCAGGCGTTCAGGGAGGCCGTGGAGCTGCTCCGCGACAGGCCGGCCGTCTCCAGGTCCGCGACCAAGGCGGCGCTGCACGTGCTCATGCGCACGTTGGCGTGGGGCCGCAACCGCGTCAAGGCGGTGGACGCCGGCGCGGTTCCCGTGCTCGTCGACATGCTCTTCGACGACGGGGCGGAGCGCCGCGCGTGCGAGCTCGTCCTTGCAGCGCTGGAGCGCCTGTGCGGGTGCGCGGAGGGGCGCGCCGACCTGGTGGCGCACGCCGCAGGGGTGGCGGCCGTGGGCAGGAAGGCGCTGAGGGTGTCGGAGGTGGCCACGGACAAGGCGGTGAGGGTGCTGCGGTCCGTGGCGAGGcacgcggccacggcggcggtggtgcaGGAGATGGCGCAGGCCGGCGTCGTGGCGACGCTGTGCTTGGTGGCGCAGTCGGAGCAGTACGCCGAGAGGACGAGGGAGCGGGCGCGCGAGACGCTCCGGCTGCATGCGAGGGCGTGGCGGACCTCGCCGTGCTTGCATCACCACCTCCAGGCCGTGTACCCTtgctag